The Sphingobium sp. JS3065 genomic sequence CTGATGCGGCCAGGTCGCCCGTGCGGCGCGGGCCATCGACGGTGCGGGCGATGGCGATGGCTTCCGCCGCGAGTTAGTCCTGTTCGGCGAGCTTGTCGATCAGGCCCAGTTCCGCGCCCTTGGCTGCCGGGATGGGACTGCCCGACACGATCATCTCCAGCGCCGCCTCTACCCCGATCAGGCGCGGAAGCCGCTGCGTCCCGCCCGCGCCGGGCAGCAGGCCCAGGCTCACCTCCGGCAGGCCCAGCTTCGTTTCCGGCGTCGCGATCCGGTAGTGACAGCCCAGGGCGACCTCCAGCCCGCCGCCCAGCGCCAGCCCATGGATCGCGGCGACGACAGGCTTGGCGCTTGCCTCGATGGCGTCCACGACCTGGGGCAGGCCGGGTTCAGCGAAGGGCTTGCCGAATTCGGTGATGTCCGCGCCGCCCGAAAACAGCTTGCCGTCGCCCCGGATCACGATCGCCCTCACCGCCGGATCGGCCTGCGCATCGGCGATGGCCTGGGCCAACCCCTGACGAACGCCGAAGCCGAGCGCGTTCACCGGGGAGTTGTTCATCACGAT encodes the following:
- a CDS encoding enoyl-CoA hydratase-related protein, with protein sequence MIETQLHGDILEIVMNNSPVNALGFGVRQGLAQAIADAQADPAVRAIVIRGDGKLFSGGADITEFGKPFAEPGLPQVVDAIEASAKPVVAAIHGLALGGGLEVALGCHYRIATPETKLGLPEVSLGLLPGAGGTQRLPRLIGVEAALEMIVSGSPIPAAKGAELGLIDKLAEQD